The stretch of DNA CACCCATGCCGACCACTTCGCTGGGCCTGACCACGACCCGGGCACCGTTCATCGAGCAGGCCCGGGCCTCCGATCAGCTCTTTATCACGCAACCGTACGAGCTGTACAGCGAAGATAACCATGCCACCTGGCAACGGCTGTACGCGCGTTTGCGACCGCGTTGGGAACGCTATGCCAACGCGCGCTTTCTCCAGGGGATCGAGAATCTGGCGCTGGACCCCGAACGCGTCCCGCGGCTCGAGGACATCAACCGTTTCCTGAGTCCGCTGAGCGGCTTCACCGCAAAGGCCGTGAGCGGCTACGTGCCCGCTTACCAGTTCTTCGATTGCCTGCGGTGCCGGGCGTTTCCGACCACGATTACGATCCGCGACGGCGCGACCCTCGATTATCTGCCCGAGCCGGACATCTTCCACGACGTCGCCGGCCATGTGCCCATGCACACGGACGCGGTCTTCGCCGATGTGCTGGTCCGGTTTGGCGAGGTGGCGCGGCGGGCGGCAGAGCTGGCGCGCGAAATCCGCGATGAGCACGAACGCACACGGGTCGTCGAGAGCAAGATCAAGGCGATGGCGCGTTTTTTCTGGTTCACCGTGGAGTTCGGTCTGATGCGCGACCGTGGCGGCTTGCGGGCTTACGGCAGCGGGCTGCTGAGTTCGTTCGGTGAATTGGAGCACTGCATCGAGTCGCCGGTCGTGCAGCGTTACCCTTTCCAGCTCGAGTGGGTGGTGAACCAGTACTTCGAGATCAACCATTACCAGCCGTTGCTGTTCATTGTCGATTCGTTTGACCATCTCTTCTCCCAGGTTGACGAGCTGGAGCGCTGGTTGCTGGACAGTCGGCTCAGCAATGTCAGCCCCGGCGAACCGCACGTGGACGAGGCCGACCTCCAGTCGTTCCTGCATGCGCAGCTCGATGGGTAAGCGCGTGGCATGACGTGGCGCTTGCGGGCGGGTACCATTCGCGCCCGAGTTCCACGGGATCACCATGACCACTGCTACCCCTGCCGATTCGCCGGTCCTCGTCTCACTGGCGGCGGTGACGTGGGATTTTCGGCTGGTCGGGCGCACGCGCATGCTCACCGAGGCGTGGCTGGCGGCTGGCGAGCCGACGTGCTTTGTGCAGGTGCCATCGCTGCGGACCGGGTGGGAACGCCTGCGGGACCGGCTGCGTGGTGCCGCTCTTCCGCACGTCGTACGGCCGTGGCCGACTTTTCCGGCGCGGTGGTGGCAGCGCATCGGTGCGCGCGGTGTCGGGGCCGCGGCGCGGGCGGCGGGCCGCGAGTTGCGGCGTCAGCTCGAGCGCAAACTGGACTTGCGCGCCGCGGTCGCCTTGGTGGTCACGCCGGGATGGGAACCCTGGCTCGATATGTTGCCGTTCGGACGGGTGGTGTACGACTGCATTGATGACCTCGCCGTACACGTGCCACGGAAGGAGTTGGCGCCACAATTCGCAGCGTGGGAGCGGGCCCTCGTGGCGCGGTCGAGCGGCGGGGTTGTCGTCGCGGAGCGCCTGGGCACGCGGCTTCGGGCCCAGCGTCCGGAACTTCCGCTGGCCACGATCCGTAACGGTGTGGATGCGGCGCTGTTTGCGGAGCGTGCGGCAGCGCTGCCGCGGCCGGTGGACGTGCCCGCGGATCGTAGCGTGGTTGGGTTTGTGGGAGCGCTGTACGAGTGGATCGACTGGGAGATGATCCGGGTGGTGGCGCACGCGCTGCCGGACGTCGCGTTTGTGCTGATCGGGCCGGAGGACGGGCGCGGCTCCCCCCACGTACTGGCGAGCCTCCCGAACGTACACCTGCTCGGACCGCGACCCTACGCGCAGGTACCGGCGTACATGGCGGCCTTCACGGCCGGTTGGGTGCCGTTCCTACAGGATGAAATCGGTGCGGCCGCGAACCCGGTGAAGATCTACGAGTACTTCGCGGTGGGTTGTCCCGTGGTGACGACGCCGGTGGCCGATACCGAACTGTTCGGAGATCTGGCGGTGGTCGTGCGGACGCCGGAGGAAGCGGTGGCGGCGCTGCGGACCGTGCTTTTGGAAGGGGCTGCCCGGGCGAGTGAACGGCGCGCGTTCGCGCGAGCCAACGACTGGAGCGTGCGGGCTCGGGAGTATGTAGCGTTCGTGCGAACGATCGGAAAGGGCAGTGCCTAGGTCGCACTCGTCCGGGCAGGGCTTCCCGCGGGGGGGTAAGAGGTGAGTATCAGCACTGGCGTGTGTTACGGATCGCGAGCTCGTACCCTTCGATCGTGCGCGTCGCCGCGGCCTCCCAGGTGAACTCTTCTGCGATACGCGATGCGAGGCGCGGCTCCGGGCCCGTGGCGAGCGCGGCGCGCACCGCCGCAGCGATGCTCTGCACATCGCCCGGTTCGGCATAATGCGCCTGCCCAGCGAAGTATTCCCGCGTACTGCCGCCGGGAGTGACCACCAGCGCGCAGCCGCACAGGCCGGCTTCCAGACTCGCGAGCCCCGGGGTTTCGTACCAGCTTACGCACGCATGCACGGTGGCGCGCTCGTAGAATCCGCGCAAGGCCTCTGCCGGCTGGGCAGGCACAAAGCGCACGTGCGCGGGGGCCACGCGGCGGCACGCGTCGTAGTATCCTTGGCTGTAGCGGCCGGGCTGGCCTACGAAAGTGAGTGGTATCTGCGTGTCCGCCAGCGCGTGCAGCAGAGCGAGCTGGTTCTTACGCGGCTCAATACGACCAATGCAGACCACCCCACTCCGCACGCCGGGGTTGCGCGGCAGGCCGAAGAGGTCCGCATCGGCGGCATTGGGCACGGGTACGACGGGACGCACCGTCCCGAAGCGGTCCGCGATCACATCCGCCTCGGTGCGGCTGTTGGGCAACAGCACGGCCATCGATTGCAAGAGCGCTACGGCCCGCTGCCGGAAGCTGAATCGCCCGGGGGTCCAGGTGGGCATGCGCCGCTGCTCGCAGCAGTGCAGCAGGTAGCGCTGGAACAGGCGCAGGTCCTGGTAACGGGAGCTGCCGACCCGCCTTGCGAGCCAACCCTGAACGCCCACCCGGGCTTGACGGTCGAACTCGTCACAGGGCCAGTAGATTGTGCTGAGCACGGCGGGCAGACCGGCCGCGGCAAGCCGGGCGGAATGCTCGGTGTTCTCCCAGAGCCGATCGAGGTGGAAGAGATGGGCGACATCGAAACCACCCAGGTCTTGGGGGCAGGTGTCGGCGAATTCGACCTCGACGCCGCGAGTGCGAACCGCGGCGGCCGTCTTCAGAATCTGGGTGGTGTCCCCGCCGGGGTGCTGGGTGAGGTTGCGTCGCACGAGCCAGAGCGCGCGCATGTCACTTGGACTCCAGCACGCGTTCACCAGGTGGATCGAAGGCCGCTTGGGTGAGCTGCCCGGTCAGGAGAACTTCGGCGATGCGTTCGCTCGCGCGGCCGTCTCCATAGACGTTCCGGGGGGTGGCCATCGCGGCATAACTGGCGCTGTCGGGGCGCAGCAGTTCCATGGCCGTGGCGACGATCGTGTCCGTGTCGGTACCGACGAGTCGTACCGCACCGGCGGCGATGGCCTCCGGCCGTTCGGTTTTTTCGCGCAGGACAAGGACGGGTTTACCGAGGGCGGGGGCCTCCTCCTGGATGCCGCCAGAGTCGGTGAGCACGAGCTCGGCGCGTTGCAACAGTGCGACGAAAGTGGCGTAATCCTGGGGCGCGACCAGCCGTACGCGGGGACAGTTGCCCAGCGTCGCGTGGGCGACTTCACGCACCTGCGGGTTAAGATGAACCGGGTAGAGCAGGCAGACATCCGTGTGTTGCTCCGCAATGCGGCGCAAGGCGGCGCAGATTGCACGGAATGGCGCGCCAAAGCTCTCGCGGCGGTGCGCGGTGACGAGGATGAGCCGGGCCGCGCCAGGATCAAGTTCCGGCGGCAGCGGGCGCGTCGCGACGCGCCTGGCCATCCAGCGCAGGGCATCGACGACCGTATTGCCCGTCAGGTAGATGCGCTCCGGCCGGATACCCTCGGTGCGCAGGTTGTCGGCCGCACCACGCGTCGGGACAAAGTGGTCGTCGGCGACCACACCGGTGACGCGCCGCTGTGCCTCCTCCGGGAACGGTGCGCGGCGGTCATGGGTCCGCAGGCCGGCTTCAACGTGGGCAACCCGCCTGCCCGCGAGAAAGCCCGCCAGCGCCGCCGCCATGACGGTCGTGGTGTCGCCCTGAACGACCACGGCGTCGGGCTGTGTGTCGGCCAGCACGGGGTGCAGGGCGAGCAGCAATCGGCCGAGCAACTCGGTGGGGTGCTGCCCCGGTTGCATGACCTGCAGATCGAGATCGGGCTGGAGGTCGAACGAGGCGAGGGTCTGGGCGAGCATTTCACGGTGCTGCCCGGTCGAGCAAAGGGTGAGCTGGGCCCCTTCCGGCCGCGCCCGCAGCGCATGCACCACCGGGGCGAGCTTGATGACCTCTGGCCGCGTGCCGAAAACGATCAGGATACGCTTCACCGGCCGGCCTCGCTGCGCAGAAGTGTGTGGGCGGCGAGCAGTAACTCCTGGGTGGTGTGAAGCTGCGCCGCGGTCGTACGCAAGTTGCCGACGGAAAGATGCAGAACGTACCGGCCGCGTAGGCGCGTATGCGAGATGAAGACGCGCCCGTCGGCGTTGACGAGCGCCAGCAGGCGTTCATTGAAGGCGTCTTGCTCCTCGGGTGGCAGCGGTGGGACAGCGCGGAAGCACACGGTGCCGAACGGGACGGGCGCGGAGAGCTCGAAATGCGACTGGCGCTCGATCCAGGCGGCGAAGTCGCGGGCGAGCCCGCACTGAAAGCGGATGCGTGCCTGCAGGCCACTGACGCCAAATGCTTTCAGTACCATCCAGAGTTTCAGGGATCGGAAACGCCGGCCGAGCTGCACGCCGTAATCCATCAGGTTCGTGACGCCGACTTCATTCGTCATCAGGTAATCAGGAATGACAGAGAAGGCCCGTCGCAGCAGGGCGGGTTCGCGAACGAAGAGCAGGGAGCAGTCCACCGGCACGAACAGCCACTTGTGCGGATTGGTAACGATCGAGTCCGCCAGCTCGATACCAGCGAAGAGCGGGCGGTACTCCGGACAGATGCTCGCTGCCAGTGCGTACGCCCCGTCCACGTGGAGCCACAGGTTCTCGCGCCGGGCGATGGCCGCGATCTCCGGCAGAGGGTCGACCGAGGTCGTCGAAGTGGTGCCGACGGTCGCCACGATGGCAAGTGGGTAGCGACCGGCGGCCTGGTCGGCCGCCAGCGCGGCTGCGAGCCGGTCCACGCGCAGCCGGAAGGCGCCGTCACTTTCGATGCGGCGGAGATTCTCCAGGCCGAGCCCGAGCGTAATCATCGCCTTGTCGATGGATGAGTGTGCCTGGTCGCTGCAATAGACCGTGAGGGGTGGAACGTCGGTGCGGCCGGCGAGACCGCGGCGCCGCAGCTCGAACGGGGCTCGTTCGCGTGCCGCGGCGAGGGCCAGCAGCGAACTGAGGGAGGCCGTGTCGTTGATGTGACCACAGAAGTCACCGGGTAGGCCGAGCATCTGGCGGTACCAGTCGCAGGCGTGTTCCTCGAGTTCGGTCTGCGCAGGTCCGGTGCGCCAGAGCATGGCATTGACATTCAGCGCCGCCGCGAGTGTTTCCGCGAGGATACCGGGGCCGGAGCCGGTCACCGGGAAATAGGCCATAAATCCGGGGTGATTCCAATGGGTTGTGCGGGGGGGAATCTGCCGCTCGAAATCCGCGAGGATTTCGTCGAGTGGCTCGCGCTCTTGCGGCGGTGTGGGCGGGAGCGCGCGGCGGAGATCGCCCGGAACCATGGACGGCAGGACCGGGTAGCGTTCGACTCCTTCGAGGTAGTCGGCAACCCAATCGGCGGCTTGGTGCATGGCCGCACGGAAGGCGGCGGGGTCCACGTCGCCAGGGTGGGGGGCCTGGGGGGGGCGAAGCGCAGGGTTGGCCGACTGCGCGGTGGGCGGCTGCGGGGTCTGGGGCGTACTGCTCATGGGGCCTCTCATGGGGCACCCCGCCAGTGGGGTTGATCAGAAAAATTCGCCGGAATCAGGTATTATTGGCCCGGGTCAAGGCGGCGTCTACCGGGTTGGGCGTGGGGCGCGGCTCTCGCGCTTGTGGCTTGGGTTGGGCGTGGGGGATTGCCGATAACCGGTGATAGGAGCGTGTTGTTGCTGCAGCGCTGCGCGAGGTGCCCGTGCCGAGTCCACGCCCGACGAATCCCGCTACGGCTGACGGTGAGTTGAGCCAGGAGTTTGCAGAGCGGCTGACGGGCCTCTCGGGCCGGGTCGGGGAACTGTGCAACGAGTTTGACCAGTTGCAGACCGTCTTGCGTAGCGAGACGGAAGCACTGGAGCGGCAACAGGTCGAGCTGTCCGAGTTGGTCGCACGCACCGAGGAGCGCGGCCGGGAGCTGCGTACCAAGACCGAGAAGCTCGACCGGATCGAGTCCGAGCTGCGGCGGCGGATGGAGGAATTGCAGACTCGGAAGCGGGAGTTCGACCAGCAACGCACCGCGTTCGAGGAACAGCGGGTTGCGTTCGAGTTGCGGCAGGGGGAGATCCAGGAACGGTCGCAGGCGTTCGAGGAAATCGAATCCGCCCTGAAGGAGCGCGAAGCGGAGTTGCAGGCGCGCGAGGAGGCCTGTGCAGTCCGGGCGCGCGAGTTAACCGCACAGGAAAACGGCTGCGGGGAGCGTGAGGCCGAGCTAGCCGAGCGGCGCAGCTACATCGAGGAATCACAGGAGACGCTCGGACACGAGGAAGAACAGGTTCGTAAGCGCGAGGCCGCGCTGGCCGCCCGCACCGAGATGCTCGAACAGCGTCGTGCTGAAGTGGTCAGTGAAGAAGAGCGACTGCTCCAGCGCGAGGCCGCACTTGCGGCGCGGGCCAAGGACTACCAGGGGCGACGGGCATTGCTGGCACAGAAGGGTGGTGCGAACCGGGAGGTGGGCGAGCCGCGGGACGCGCACCAGCAGCAGCGCGAGGCCGAGTTGGTCGCCCGCGTGCAGGAACTGGAATCGGTCGTCGCCGCGTTGCAGGCGGGGGCGGGCGATGCAGCCGCCCCTGAGGACGATGACGGCGTAGCGGAGCGGCAGGCGGCGCTCGCTCGGCGGGAGGCCGAACTGCACGCCTGGGAGGAACGGCTTGAGCAGCGTGCAACCGTCGGTGGTGGGGCGTCCCCGGACGGAGGCGCCGAGGAATTGCAGCACCGCAGCGGCGAATTGTCGCTGCAGCGTGAAACGCTGGCGCTGGAGGAGGAAGAACTGAAACTGCGTCGTGCACGGCTCGACGACTTCCGTGCACAGCTTGAAGCCGAGGAGAGCGGAATCGGACTGGCACACGATGGGCTTGCCAATCTTGCACCGGCCGAGGTCGCGGGTGACGCAGAAACGCCCCCCACCGAAGCAGCAGAAGAGCAGGTCGATGAATCTCAACTTTCCCCCCAGCAGCAGCAGAAGCTCCGCGTCCTGCGGCGCATCACCGGCGGCCGTGTGAGTGATCGTGACCTGCTGGCCCGCCTGGAGAGTGACGGTGCAGCGGATCCGGCCCCGGCGGAGCGGAAGAAGCGCAGCCGCTGGTGGGGCGGGTAACCAGCGTCCTGCGGGTGTTTGTCGCAGGGTCCACCGCGCGCGGTGCTGGAGGGACACGCTATACTGTCACTACGGTGTATGTTGCTGTTGCCGGCGCGTGCAGGGAGCCCGCGTGTCGCTCGATCTCGCCAAGCTGTACATCATTCATTACCCCGACCCGCGCCTGCGCAAGCGGAGTGCTGCGATCACGGAATTCGCCCCGGACCTTGCGGCGTTTGCCGCCCGGATGCACGAGTTGATGCGCACCGGGCGGGGTGTGGGGCTGGCCGCGCCGCAGGTCGGGGTGAACGTGCGGCTGTTCGTCCTGAACCCGACGGGTGAGCCGCAGGACGGGCTGACGCTCGTGAATCCGGAATTGCACGATCCGGAGGGGCTGGTCGAAGCCGAGGAGGGTTGCCTGTCCATCCCCGCCGTCGCGGTGCAGGTGCGGCGCGCGCAGCGGCTGCGTGTGACGGCGCAGGACGTTCAAGGTCGGCCGTTCGAATTCATCGCCGAAGATCTCGTCGCGCGCATCTGCCAGCATGAAACGGACCATCTCGAAGGCGTGCTCATTCTTGACAAGCAGGGGCCGACGGACGAGATCGCGAATCGCAAAGTGGTCCGCGCGCTCGAGGATGCGTGGCGGGAGCGTTACGGGCGCTTGCCGGTAGGCCGGCGCTGAACCCCGCGGCCGCTGCCCCGGCGCAGCCGGCCGCAGATGGCGCGAGCATGCGGATTGCTTTTCTCGGAACGGGTGACTTCGCCGTGCCGGCCTTACGGCGCCTGCACGCCGCCGGACACACGCTTGTCGTGGTGATCAGCCAGCCCGATCGTGCGGCGGGC from Phycisphaerales bacterium encodes:
- the wecB gene encoding UDP-N-acetylglucosamine 2-epimerase (non-hydrolyzing), producing MKRILIVFGTRPEVIKLAPVVHALRARPEGAQLTLCSTGQHREMLAQTLASFDLQPDLDLQVMQPGQHPTELLGRLLLALHPVLADTQPDAVVVQGDTTTVMAAALAGFLAGRRVAHVEAGLRTHDRRAPFPEEAQRRVTGVVADDHFVPTRGAADNLRTEGIRPERIYLTGNTVVDALRWMARRVATRPLPPELDPGAARLILVTAHRRESFGAPFRAICAALRRIAEQHTDVCLLYPVHLNPQVREVAHATLGNCPRVRLVAPQDYATFVALLQRAELVLTDSGGIQEEAPALGKPVLVLREKTERPEAIAAGAVRLVGTDTDTIVATAMELLRPDSASYAAMATPRNVYGDGRASERIAEVLLTGQLTQAAFDPPGERVLESK
- a CDS encoding glycosyltransferase is translated as MTTATPADSPVLVSLAAVTWDFRLVGRTRMLTEAWLAAGEPTCFVQVPSLRTGWERLRDRLRGAALPHVVRPWPTFPARWWQRIGARGVGAAARAAGRELRRQLERKLDLRAAVALVVTPGWEPWLDMLPFGRVVYDCIDDLAVHVPRKELAPQFAAWERALVARSSGGVVVAERLGTRLRAQRPELPLATIRNGVDAALFAERAAALPRPVDVPADRSVVGFVGALYEWIDWEMIRVVAHALPDVAFVLIGPEDGRGSPHVLASLPNVHLLGPRPYAQVPAYMAAFTAGWVPFLQDEIGAAANPVKIYEYFAVGCPVVTTPVADTELFGDLAVVVRTPEEAVAALRTVLLEGAARASERRAFARANDWSVRAREYVAFVRTIGKGSA
- the def gene encoding peptide deformylase; translated protein: MSLDLAKLYIIHYPDPRLRKRSAAITEFAPDLAAFAARMHELMRTGRGVGLAAPQVGVNVRLFVLNPTGEPQDGLTLVNPELHDPEGLVEAEEGCLSIPAVAVQVRRAQRLRVTAQDVQGRPFEFIAEDLVARICQHETDHLEGVLILDKQGPTDEIANRKVVRALEDAWRERYGRLPVGRR
- a CDS encoding glycosyltransferase family 4 protein, encoding MRALWLVRRNLTQHPGGDTTQILKTAAAVRTRGVEVEFADTCPQDLGGFDVAHLFHLDRLWENTEHSARLAAAGLPAVLSTIYWPCDEFDRQARVGVQGWLARRVGSSRYQDLRLFQRYLLHCCEQRRMPTWTPGRFSFRQRAVALLQSMAVLLPNSRTEADVIADRFGTVRPVVPVPNAADADLFGLPRNPGVRSGVVCIGRIEPRKNQLALLHALADTQIPLTFVGQPGRYSQGYYDACRRVAPAHVRFVPAQPAEALRGFYERATVHACVSWYETPGLASLEAGLCGCALVVTPGGSTREYFAGQAHYAEPGDVQSIAAAVRAALATGPEPRLASRIAEEFTWEAAATRTIEGYELAIRNTRQC
- a CDS encoding amino acid decarboxylase, whose amino-acid sequence is MSSTPQTPQPPTAQSANPALRPPQAPHPGDVDPAAFRAAMHQAADWVADYLEGVERYPVLPSMVPGDLRRALPPTPPQEREPLDEILADFERQIPPRTTHWNHPGFMAYFPVTGSGPGILAETLAAALNVNAMLWRTGPAQTELEEHACDWYRQMLGLPGDFCGHINDTASLSSLLALAAARERAPFELRRRGLAGRTDVPPLTVYCSDQAHSSIDKAMITLGLGLENLRRIESDGAFRLRVDRLAAALAADQAAGRYPLAIVATVGTTSTTSVDPLPEIAAIARRENLWLHVDGAYALAASICPEYRPLFAGIELADSIVTNPHKWLFVPVDCSLLFVREPALLRRAFSVIPDYLMTNEVGVTNLMDYGVQLGRRFRSLKLWMVLKAFGVSGLQARIRFQCGLARDFAAWIERQSHFELSAPVPFGTVCFRAVPPLPPEEQDAFNERLLALVNADGRVFISHTRLRGRYVLHLSVGNLRTTAAQLHTTQELLLAAHTLLRSEAGR
- a CDS encoding phenylalanine 4-monooxygenase gives rise to the protein MPTTSLGLTTTRAPFIEQARASDQLFITQPYELYSEDNHATWQRLYARLRPRWERYANARFLQGIENLALDPERVPRLEDINRFLSPLSGFTAKAVSGYVPAYQFFDCLRCRAFPTTITIRDGATLDYLPEPDIFHDVAGHVPMHTDAVFADVLVRFGEVARRAAELAREIRDEHERTRVVESKIKAMARFFWFTVEFGLMRDRGGLRAYGSGLLSSFGELEHCIESPVVQRYPFQLEWVVNQYFEINHYQPLLFIVDSFDHLFSQVDELERWLLDSRLSNVSPGEPHVDEADLQSFLHAQLDG